The following coding sequences are from one Primulina eburnea isolate SZY01 chromosome 15, ASM2296580v1, whole genome shotgun sequence window:
- the LOC140814351 gene encoding guanosine nucleotide diphosphate dissociation inhibitor At5g09550-like has protein sequence MDEEYDVIVLGTGLKECILSGLLSVDGLKVLHMDKNDYYGGESCSLNLNQLWRRFRGNDQPTEQLGASREYNVDMIPKFMMANGTLVRVLIHANVTKYLNFKAVDGSFVYNKGKIYKVPASDVEALKSPLMGLFEKRRARKFFIFVQEFEENNPKSHEGMNLDTITARELIAKYELEDDTIDFIGHALALHSNDSYLDQPAMDFVKRMKLYAESLARFQAGSPYIYPLYGLGELPQAFARLSAVYGGTYMLNKPQCKVEFGADGKVIGVTSEGETAKCKKVVCDPTYLPDKVHKVGKVARAICIMSHPIPDTNESHSAQVILPQKQLGRKSDMYLFCCSYAHNVAPKGKYIAFVTAEAETDNPEVELKPGVDLLGTIDEIFYETYDTFLPTNDNDADNCYISKSYDATTHFESTVTDVLAMYTKITGKVLNLSVDLSSASAGAEE, from the exons ATGGATGAAGAGTATGATGTGATTGTTCTGGGAACTGGACTAAAAGAGTGCATTCTCAGTGGCCTCCTCTCTGTTGATGGCCTCAAA GTGCTTCACATGGACAAAAATGACTACTATGGAGGAGAATCCTGCTCTCTCAATTTAAATCAG CTCTGGAGACGCTTCAGGGGAAATGACCAGCCTACAGAGCAATTAGGAGCAAGCAGAGAGTACAATGTTGATATGATCCCAAAG TTCATGATGGCAAATGGAACATTGGTACGGGTGCTTATCCATGCGAATGTTACCAAGTATCTGAACTTCAAGGCAGTAGATGGTAGTTTTGTCTACAATAAAGGAAAG ATCTATAAAGTTCCTGCATCTGATGTTGAAGCACTAAAATCTCCATTAATGGGGCTGTTTGAAAAGCGGCGTGCAAGaaagttttttatttttgtgcAAGAATTTGAAGAGAACAATCCCAAATCTCACGAAGGGATGAATCTGGATACAATCACAGCGAGAGAACTTATTGC AAAATATGAACTCGAAGATGACACGATTGATTTTATTGGCCATGCTTTGGCACTGCATAGTAATGATAGTTACTTGGATCAGCCAGCTATGGATTTTGTTAAGAGAATGAAG CTGTATGCCGAATCTTTGGCACGCTTCCAAGCGGGATCTCCATACATCTATCCACTGTATGGACTGGGAGAATTGCCTCAG GCATTTGCACGCTTAAGTGCTGTTTATGGTGGGacatatatgctgaacaagCCACAATGTAAG GTGGAGTTTGGTGCAGATGGAAAGGTAATTGGAGTAACATCTGAAGGAGAAACTGCTAAATGCAAGAAGGTCGTCTGCGATCCTACGTATTTGCCTGATAAG GTTCATAAGGTTGGAAAGGTTGCTCGTGCTATTTGTATCATGAGTCACCCAATTCCAGACACCAATGAGTCTCACTCAGCCCAAGTCATTCTGCCACAGAAGCAACTTGGTCGTAAATCAGATAT GTATCTGTTCTGCTGCTCATATGCTCATAATGTGGCTCCTAAAGGAAAGTATATAGCATTTGTTACTGCAGAAGCGGAAACTGACAACCCAGAGGTCGAACTAAAGCCTGGAGTAGACCTTCTTGGAACAATTGACGAAATCTTTTACGAGACCTACGACACATTTCTACCCACCAACGACAATGATGCTGACAATTGTTACATATCTAAG AGTTATGATGCGACGACACACTTCGAATCCACAGTTACTGATGTATTGGCCATGTACACGAAGATAACTGGAAAG GTTCTCAATTTGTCGGTGGACCTGAGTTCGGCCAGTGCTGGTGCTGAAGAATAA
- the LOC140815103 gene encoding uncharacterized protein, translating into MGDDGVKNEAMEILGLFQALPRLVVFDLDYTLWPFYCECLSKREMPSLYPHAKGILNALEEKGVDIAIASRSPTPDIANTFLEKLGVKSMFVSQEIFSSWTHKTDHFQKIHRKTGIPYNEMLFFDDEDRNIDTVSKMGVTSILVGNGVNLGAFRQGLSNFSQSKVSLEKSKQRWRKFSQKSSSSETKGHS; encoded by the exons ATGGGAGACGATGGGGTGAAGAATGAAGCAATGGAGATCCTCGGATTGTTTCAAGCTCTCCCGCGTCTTGTTGTTTTCGATCTAGATTATACCCTCTGGCCTTTCTACTG TGAATGTCTTTCTAAACGCGAGATGCCATCATTATATCCTCATGCCAAAGGCATATTGAATGCTCTTGAAGAGAAAGGCGTTGATATTGCTATTGCATCAAGGTCGCCTACTCCTGATATAGCGAACACTTTCCTTGAGAAATTAGGGGTAAAATCAATGTTTGTTTCTCAG GAGATATTTTCCAGCTGGACCCACAAAACCGACCACTTTCAGAAAATCCATCGGAAGACAGGCATTCCATATAATGAAATGCTTTTTTTTGATGATGAGGATCGCAACATAGATACG GTTTCTAAAATGGGTGTTACAAGCATCTTGGTGGGCAATGGCGTGAATCTAGGAGCTTTTAGACAGGGGCTCTCTAACTTTTCTCAAAGCAAGGTGTCACTGGAGAAAAGCAAGCAAAGGTGGCGCAAATTTTCACAGAAATCAAGTTCATCAGAAACGAAAGGCCACTCGTAA